From a region of the Haematobia irritans isolate KBUSLIRL chromosome 4, ASM5000362v1, whole genome shotgun sequence genome:
- the LOC142235631 gene encoding uncharacterized protein LOC142235631, whose amino-acid sequence MVTDGVSREIGRLFIRDNKLDYEFLIDTGADVSVFPASSAEKQLNASALELFAANQSAIKTYGTVQLSLNLGLKRNFSWTFILADVNRPIIGADFLSNYGLLVDVKNNCLIDCSTKSGSKGTSYYGEFHSVKSISESSKFYTLLQQFPNLTQNDGKISSIKHSVKHHIETTGPPLHSKARRLSPEKTKYRET is encoded by the coding sequence ATGGTGACGGACGGGGTTAGCCGAGAAATTGGTCGCCTATTTATACGTGATAATAAGCTCGATTATGAGTTTCTCATCGATACTGGCGCAGACGTCTCGGTATTCCCCGCAAGTTCGGCGGAAAAACAACTTAATGCATCAGCGCTTGAGTTGTTTGCTGCTAATCAATCTGCTATTAAGACCTATGGCACAGTACAATTATCCTTAAATTTGGGATTAAAAAGAAACTTTTCCTGGACTTTTATCCTGGCCGATGTCAACAGACCCATAATTGGTGCAGATTTTTTAAGTAATTATGGATTACTAGTCGACGTAAAAAATAATTGTCTTATTGACTGTTCCACAAAATCTGGAAGTAAAGGCACTTCATATTATGGGGAATTCCACTCTGTAAAATCGATTTCGGAAAGTTCTAAATTTTACACTCTACTGCAACAATTTCCCAATCTTACGCAAAATGATGGAAAAATTTCTAGTATCAAGCACTCTGTCAAACACCACATTGAGACCACGGGACCTCCTCTACATTCAAAGGCGAGAAGGCTCTCACCGGAAAAAACTAAATATCGTGAAACGTGA
- the LOC142235632 gene encoding uncharacterized protein LOC142235632 encodes MPNQGNRETHQDVLIPGVNPPSPEQGNRSINPIDDPLNAGHQEIARVSVKIPPFWRSNPALWFKQVESQFITSGIVADPTKFHTVVGSIDAGILSEVSDIIINPPESNMYETLKRSIQERFMDSEEKRLKRLIREIEIGDKKPSTLLREMSSLAANKVSEEVLKSLWMQRLPKQTQVILSVSSESLIKLAQMADKIADTAEPWDINAIASSSSEGSSSSKIRNLEMKIDELTKKIEAMTTGSRSRSKSRSRSSNNSKGKPLCWFHYKFREQARKCVKPCSFPTNLSSEN; translated from the coding sequence ATGCCAAATCAAGGTAATCGAGAAACACATCAAGACGTCCTTATACCGGGAGTGAATCCTCCATCTCCAGAACAAGGTAATAGGTCCATAAACCCTATCGATGATCCCTTGAACGCTGGACACCAAGAAATTGCAAGAGTGTCAGTCAAGATTCCTCCATTTTGGCGTAGCAATCCTGCTCTTTGGTTTAAGCAGGTCGAAAGCCAGTTTATCACATCCGGTATAGTAGCAGACCCCACTAAGTTTCACACCGTCGTTGGATCAATAGATGCTGGCATTCTGTCAGAAGTAAGTGACATAATAATAAATCCCCCAGAATCCAATATGTATGAAACTTTGAAGAGGAGCATACAAGAACGATTTATGGATTCGGAGGAAAAGCGATTAAAAAGGTTGATCCGAGAAATTGAAATAGGCGACAAGAAACCATCAACTTTACTTCGTGAAATGTCATCTTTAGCTGCAAATAAAGTTTCTGAAGAAGTACTCAAATCTCTATGGATGCAACGTTTACCTAAACAAACCCAAGTTATATTATCCGTAAGTAGTGAATCTTTGATTAAATTGGCACAAATGGCAGATAAAATTGCGGATACAGCCGAGCCATGGGACATCAACGCTATTGCATCAAGCTCATCGGAAGGTTCTTCATCATCCAAAATTCGAAATTTGGAAATGAAAATCGATGAATTGACTAAGAAAATCGAAGCTATGACCACGGGTTCCAGAAGCCGTTCTAAATCGAGAAGTCGGTCAAGCAACAATTCTAAAGGTAAGCCGTTGTGTTGGTTCCACTATAAGTTCCGAGAACAAGCAAGGAAATGTGTTAAGCCGTGTTCATTTCCGACAAATCTTTCATCGGAAAACTAG
- the LOC142234328 gene encoding protein PDF-like, protein MGNIVYLSVILMWLGIVLCNAVTALPISEDERYFEKQLNPELINNWLSSVRNSQNLNKSPCRYYAENSWTGPMPKRNSELINSLLSLPKNMNDAGK, encoded by the exons ATGGGTAATATTGTCTATCTTTCCGTAATCCTGATGTGGCTAGGTATTGTGCTCTGCAATGCGGTCACAGCTTTACCCATATCTGAAGATGAGCGGTATTTTGAAAAACAG TTGAATCCAGAATTGATCAATAATTGGCTGTCGTCAGTACGCAATTCTCAGAACTTGAACAAAAGCCCTTGTCGTTATTATGCGGAGAATTCTTGGACAGGTCCCATGCCGAAACGAAACTCAGAACTGATTAATTCCCTGTTGAGTTTACCAAAAAACATGAACGATGCCGGGAAGTGA